One region of Paucidesulfovibrio gracilis DSM 16080 genomic DNA includes:
- a CDS encoding FadR/GntR family transcriptional regulator, whose product MEKTNTDLLFFPARSGRASEDVALQLEAAIVGGTFEPGTSLPSERALQEQFGTGRGVIREAISALRQKGLVEVRKGAKGGAYVRQLEVANVSESLALFLRQHHVGTQDLIEFRESVDRTITLLAVSRGSDADKRALVQGAEELEREVRGDQPDLTRVAEMDRELNLMLARMADNPIFEWIMRAVQLGFSSHDYALYEDQGFAAKTVDNWTETARAIASGDPMRALNSIGFHYSLLRRRVTEREGERPMRRASENNG is encoded by the coding sequence ATGGAAAAAACCAATACGGATCTGTTGTTTTTCCCGGCCCGGTCGGGTCGGGCCAGCGAGGATGTGGCCCTGCAGTTGGAAGCCGCCATCGTGGGCGGCACGTTTGAACCGGGGACCAGCCTGCCCAGTGAGCGCGCCCTGCAGGAGCAGTTCGGCACGGGGCGCGGCGTCATCCGCGAGGCCATCAGCGCCCTGCGGCAAAAAGGACTGGTGGAGGTACGCAAGGGAGCCAAGGGCGGCGCCTATGTCCGCCAGCTTGAAGTGGCCAATGTGAGCGAATCCCTGGCCCTGTTCCTGCGCCAACACCATGTCGGCACCCAGGATCTTATCGAGTTTCGGGAGAGCGTGGACCGCACCATCACCCTGCTGGCGGTGTCGCGTGGGTCCGATGCGGACAAACGCGCCCTGGTGCAGGGGGCCGAGGAGCTGGAACGCGAGGTGCGCGGCGATCAGCCCGATCTGACCCGCGTGGCCGAGATGGACCGCGAATTGAACCTTATGCTGGCCCGCATGGCCGACAACCCCATCTTTGAATGGATCATGCGCGCGGTGCAGCTCGGCTTCAGCTCCCATGACTACGCCCTCTACGAGGACCAGGGCTTTGCCGCCAAGACCGTGGACAACTGGACCGAAACAGCCCGGGCCATTGCCTCGGGCGATCCCATGCGCGCCCTGAACAGCATCGGGTTCCACTACTCCCTGCTGCGGCGGCGCGTCACGGAGCGCGAAGGCGAACGACCCATGCGGCGCGCCTCGGAAAACAACGGATAA
- the betA gene encoding choline dehydrogenase, producing MTIKKQYDYIIVGGGSAGSVLANRLSANPDNEVLVLEAGRPDYRLDFRIHMPAALTYPLAGRFYNWWYESEPEPWMNNRRIYQPRGKVLGGSSCINGMIYIRGNAMDYEKWAGNDGLEAWDYSHCLPYFKRFEYRLSGSDEYQGLGGPLYLTTPECENPLFNAFFQAVQQAGYPVTKDVNGYQQEGFGKFDRNTYRGRRWNAARAYVHPVKNRSNLTVRCKAQATRILFSGNRAVGVEYRRGKKLHKAYAGEVISCGGAINSPQLLQLSGVGNGQELRGLGIDVVQDLPGVGENLQDHLELYVQYACKQPVSMFPALQWWNQPKIGLDWLLRRKGAAATNHFEAGGFIRSNDEVQYPNLQYHFLPIAIRYDGSAPNEGHGYQVHVGPMNTDVRGHVKLKSSDPLAYPSILFNYLSTEQERREWVEAIRKTREIMTQPAFDEFRGRELAPGEQAQTDDEILDFVAREGESAYHPSCTCKMGYDDMAVVDADLRVHGLEGLRVVDASVMPSITNGNIYAPVMMIGEKAADIILGNTPCTPETPGFYRHGHTAEGDDA from the coding sequence ATGACCATCAAAAAACAATACGATTACATCATTGTGGGCGGCGGCTCCGCCGGAAGCGTGCTGGCCAACCGCCTGAGCGCCAACCCCGACAACGAGGTGCTCGTGCTCGAAGCCGGGCGGCCCGATTACCGCCTGGACTTTCGCATCCACATGCCCGCAGCCCTGACCTACCCCCTGGCCGGCCGGTTCTACAACTGGTGGTACGAGTCCGAGCCGGAACCCTGGATGAACAACCGCCGCATCTATCAGCCCCGCGGCAAGGTTCTGGGCGGGTCCAGCTGCATCAACGGCATGATCTACATCCGCGGCAATGCCATGGATTATGAAAAATGGGCCGGGAACGACGGACTGGAAGCCTGGGACTACTCCCACTGCCTGCCCTATTTCAAGCGCTTTGAGTATCGCCTGTCCGGGTCCGACGAATACCAGGGACTGGGCGGTCCGCTCTATCTGACCACTCCGGAATGCGAGAATCCACTTTTCAATGCCTTTTTCCAGGCCGTGCAACAGGCTGGCTACCCCGTGACCAAGGACGTGAACGGGTACCAGCAGGAAGGATTCGGCAAGTTCGACCGCAACACCTATCGCGGCCGCCGTTGGAACGCTGCCCGGGCCTATGTGCACCCGGTGAAAAACCGTTCCAACCTTACGGTGCGTTGCAAGGCCCAGGCTACCCGGATTCTTTTTTCCGGCAACCGCGCCGTGGGCGTGGAGTACCGTCGGGGCAAGAAGCTGCACAAGGCCTATGCGGGCGAAGTCATCAGCTGCGGCGGGGCCATCAACTCCCCCCAGCTGCTCCAGCTCTCCGGCGTGGGCAACGGCCAGGAACTGCGCGGGCTGGGCATTGACGTGGTCCAGGATCTGCCCGGCGTGGGTGAAAACCTGCAGGATCATCTCGAACTCTATGTGCAGTATGCCTGCAAGCAGCCCGTGAGCATGTTCCCGGCCCTGCAATGGTGGAACCAGCCCAAGATAGGCCTGGACTGGCTGTTGCGCCGTAAGGGGGCTGCCGCCACCAACCACTTTGAGGCGGGCGGCTTCATCCGGAGCAACGATGAGGTGCAATATCCCAACCTGCAATACCATTTCCTGCCCATTGCCATCCGCTACGACGGCTCGGCTCCCAACGAGGGCCACGGGTATCAGGTCCATGTCGGTCCCATGAACACGGACGTGCGCGGCCATGTGAAGCTCAAAAGCTCGGATCCGCTCGCGTATCCGTCCATCCTCTTCAATTATCTCTCCACCGAGCAGGAACGCCGCGAGTGGGTGGAGGCCATCCGCAAAACCCGCGAGATCATGACCCAGCCCGCGTTCGACGAATTCCGCGGTCGGGAACTGGCTCCTGGAGAGCAGGCCCAAACCGACGATGAGATCCTCGACTTCGTGGCCCGGGAAGGAGAGAGCGCCTATCATCCGAGCTGCACCTGCAAGATGGGCTACGATGACATGGCCGTGGTGGACGCGGATTTGCGCGTGCACGGCCTGGAAGGGCTGCGCGTTGTGGACGCCTCGGTCATGCCCAGCATCACCAACGGCAACATCTATGCCCCGGTGATGATGATCGGGGAAAAGGCCGCGGACATCATCCTCGGCAATACCCCTTGCACGCCCGAAACCCCCGGATTTTACCGCCATGGTCACACGGCGGAAGGAGACGACGCATGA
- the betB gene encoding betaine-aldehyde dehydrogenase: protein MSAREVMEKKMFVDGQWVDADSGAITDILDPYDASVAARVPHAGREEARRAIGAARRAFDQGPWPHMAASERAAVVRRIGDLVVRDREELARLETLDTGKTVEESRWDMDDVSGIFHYFAGLADKDGGEVIESPMPDTSSVVVREPVGVCGQISPWNYPLLQASWKLAPALAAGCTVIMKPSEITPLTTIKITELCEEAGVPAGVVNTVLGAGSQVGAELSESEDVDLISFTGGIDTGKRIIRAASTNVKKMALELGGKNPNIVFDDADFELALDHALNGVFFHAGQICSAGARLMVQDAIHDEFVDALEARIRNIRLGCGFDDKTEMGPVISAEHLAKVEEYVDVAQKEGARLRCGGARPTDPELQKGWFYLPTLFDRCENDMRIVQEEVFGPVISVERFHTEEEAVQRANATVYGLSAGFWTRDPDRIHRVSRALRFGTVWVNDFNVYFVQAPWGGYKQSGLGRELGRMGLEEYTEVKHIYQNHANKPLHWFGK, encoded by the coding sequence ATGAGCGCACGGGAAGTGATGGAAAAGAAAATGTTTGTGGACGGCCAGTGGGTGGACGCGGATTCCGGTGCGATCACCGATATCCTGGACCCCTATGACGCTTCGGTGGCGGCGCGCGTGCCGCATGCCGGGCGTGAGGAGGCCCGCAGGGCCATTGGCGCGGCCCGCCGGGCCTTTGACCAGGGACCATGGCCGCACATGGCCGCTTCGGAACGGGCCGCCGTGGTCCGCCGCATCGGTGATCTGGTGGTCCGCGACCGCGAGGAACTGGCCCGGCTGGAAACCCTGGACACGGGCAAGACCGTGGAGGAAAGCCGTTGGGACATGGACGACGTGTCCGGCATTTTTCACTACTTCGCGGGCCTGGCCGATAAGGACGGGGGCGAGGTCATTGAATCCCCGATGCCCGATACCTCCAGCGTGGTCGTGCGTGAGCCGGTGGGCGTGTGCGGCCAGATTTCCCCTTGGAACTATCCGCTGCTCCAGGCCTCCTGGAAGCTGGCTCCGGCCCTTGCCGCGGGCTGCACCGTGATCATGAAGCCCAGCGAAATAACGCCGCTGACCACCATCAAGATCACGGAATTGTGTGAAGAGGCCGGAGTTCCCGCCGGTGTGGTCAACACCGTGCTCGGCGCGGGTTCCCAGGTGGGAGCCGAGCTGTCCGAAAGCGAGGACGTGGACCTGATCTCCTTTACCGGCGGTATTGATACGGGCAAGCGCATCATCCGGGCGGCCAGCACCAACGTCAAGAAAATGGCTTTGGAGCTGGGCGGCAAGAATCCCAACATTGTTTTTGATGACGCGGATTTTGAACTGGCCCTGGACCACGCCCTCAACGGCGTGTTCTTCCATGCCGGGCAAATCTGCTCGGCCGGGGCGCGGCTCATGGTCCAGGACGCCATCCACGACGAATTCGTGGACGCTCTGGAGGCCCGCATCCGTAACATTCGCCTGGGCTGCGGGTTTGATGACAAGACCGAAATGGGTCCGGTCATCTCCGCCGAACATCTGGCCAAGGTGGAGGAATACGTGGACGTGGCCCAGAAGGAAGGTGCGCGGCTGCGCTGCGGCGGCGCCCGGCCCACGGATCCGGAGCTGCAAAAGGGCTGGTTCTACCTGCCCACCCTGTTCGACCGCTGCGAAAACGACATGCGCATCGTGCAGGAGGAGGTCTTTGGTCCGGTCATCAGCGTGGAACGCTTTCACACCGAAGAAGAAGCCGTGCAGCGCGCCAATGCCACAGTGTACGGACTTTCCGCCGGGTTCTGGACCCGCGATCCGGACCGCATTCACCGGGTGTCCCGCGCCCTGCGCTTCGGCACGGTCTGGGTCAACGATTTCAACGTCTATTTTGTTCAGGCTCCCTGGGGCGGCTACAAGCAATCCGGCCTGGGCCGGGAATTGGGCCGCATGGGGCTGGAGGAATACACCGAAGTGAAACACATTTACCAGAACCACGCCAACAAGCCGTTGCACTGGTTCGGCAAATGA
- a CDS encoding ABC transporter substrate-binding protein gives MLGATTKRMFAVLLFTATLLMSGTALAGKSVRFVNVGWTGVTIKTELAVTVLDSLGYEAENLLVSVPIAYKAMSMNEADVFLGNWMPSMKSIAEKFFNDGSVVQLRANMPGAKYTLAVPAYVYEGGLQDFADIAKFADKLDHKIYGIEEGNDGNEIIQTMIDKDMFGLGDFELIPSSEAGMLGQVQSATRTNRWVVFLGWAPHSMNERIDMRYLTGSTAETFGENDGTATIYTNVRKGFMDEMPNVGRFLNNLDFPVSMMNQIMTEMTEQETETLEAGMRWLKRHPDVYRGWLEGVTTADGKPALPAFEQRMAEVE, from the coding sequence ATGTTAGGTGCCACGACAAAACGTATGTTTGCCGTGCTGTTGTTCACTGCCACCCTGCTCATGAGCGGGACGGCCCTGGCTGGAAAATCCGTCCGGTTCGTCAACGTGGGCTGGACCGGCGTGACCATCAAGACCGAACTGGCCGTGACCGTGCTGGACAGCCTGGGGTATGAGGCGGAAAACCTGTTGGTTTCCGTACCCATCGCCTACAAGGCCATGTCCATGAACGAGGCGGACGTGTTTCTGGGCAACTGGATGCCGTCCATGAAGAGCATTGCCGAAAAGTTTTTCAACGACGGTTCCGTGGTGCAGCTGCGGGCCAACATGCCCGGCGCCAAGTATACCCTGGCCGTGCCTGCCTATGTGTACGAGGGGGGATTGCAGGACTTTGCCGACATCGCCAAATTCGCGGACAAGCTGGACCACAAAATTTACGGCATTGAGGAAGGCAACGACGGCAACGAGATCATCCAGACCATGATCGACAAGGACATGTTCGGTTTGGGCGATTTCGAGCTGATTCCCTCCAGCGAGGCCGGGATGCTCGGCCAGGTGCAGAGCGCCACGCGCACCAACCGCTGGGTCGTGTTCCTTGGCTGGGCGCCCCACAGCATGAACGAACGCATCGACATGCGTTACCTCACGGGCAGCACCGCTGAAACCTTCGGTGAAAATGACGGAACCGCCACCATCTACACCAACGTGCGCAAGGGCTTTATGGACGAAATGCCCAACGTGGGACGCTTCCTGAACAATCTGGATTTCCCGGTCTCCATGATGAACCAGATCATGACCGAAATGACGGAGCAGGAAACCGAAACCCTGGAAGCCGGAATGCGCTGGCTCAAGCGGCATCCCGACGTGTACCGCGGTTGGCTTGAGGGCGTGACCACTGCGGACGGCAAGCCCGCTCTGCCCGCGTTTGAACAGCGCATGGCCGAGGTGGAGTAG